One segment of Danaus plexippus chromosome 10, MEX_DaPlex, whole genome shotgun sequence DNA contains the following:
- the LOC116767076 gene encoding sodium- and chloride-dependent glycine transporter 1-like — protein sequence MSKENGNALASGDDNTETAQRASWGRPLEFILACLGYAVGLGNVWRFPYLCYRNGGGAFLIPFFLMLILVGLPIFYLELYIGQFTALGPLKAFNAISPFFTGLGYCTLMVISMISIYYMIIVAWTIFYTFMSIGGDLGWGSCENDYNSLYCYSGAYDSECRVNNTGNYTDLTYYLQKCISIGEICQLTGFEPYDGSSCWTGNETIPWYRNVNRTLASEEYYNERVLGRGDSTWENWGSIQWHLVGCLFFCWVVAFLCVIKGVQSAGKVVYFTALFPYVMLTALLIRGVTLDGAGEGILFYLTPKWETLLEARVWGDAASQIFYSFGVACGSLVTLASYNNFHNNCHFDAVFVSLTNFMTSIYAGFAIFSVLGFQAELMGVGVDDVAEQGPGLAFVVYPEALLQMPIPRLWCILFFFMMFILGLGSQFAGIEAINTAIVDRWPQFRNRYWMVTAFTCFTCFILGLPMCFSGGVYLFTLLDWNTASWAILLIGLAECTAVSWCYGINRAMRDLASMDMRLNVVIQFYWKFVWMISVPVVSLGILIFLFIEWQPPSYEGYEFPLFADLLGWGIGLSTLMFFPVGVCWALYKGYRGKELFQPTEVWKPAVKLSDQSPDPRRNPRPSEYDNLGYMM from the exons ATGAGTAAG GAAAACGGTAATGCCTTGGCTAGTGGCGATGACAATACTGAAACAGCGCAGCGAGCTTCTTGGGGTCGACCTCTGGAATTCATATTGGCATGTCTGGGATACGCTGTCGGGCTTGGAAATGTGTGGCGATTCCCTTATCTATGTTACAGGAATGGAGGAG gtGCTTTCCTGATACCATTCTTTCTGATGCTTATTCTCGTTGGACTTCCAATATTTTATCTGGAACTGTACATTGGTCAATTCACTGCATTAGGACCTCTTAAAGCTTTTAATGCTATCAGTCCATTCTTCACTGGACTTGGCTACTGTACTTTAATGGTTATTTCGatgatatcaatatattacatgATCATTGTAGCATGGACAATCTTCTACACTTTCATGTCGATAGGTGGCGATTTAGGATGGGGGTCGTgtgaaaatgattataattctctat aTTGTTACAGTGGCGCGTATGACAGTGAATGTAGAGTTAATAACACAGGAAACTACACGGATTTAACAtactatttacaaaaatgtatcaGTATTGGAGAGATTTGTCAGCTTACGGGGTTCGAGCCATATGACGGTTCTAGTTGCTGGACGGGAAATGAAACTATCCCGTGGTATAGAAATGTGAATAGGACTTTGGCCTCAGAAGAATATTACAa CGAACGTGTCCTTGGAAGAGGTGATTCCACTTGGGAAAACTGGGGAAGTATACAGTGGCACTTAGTTGGAtgtctatttttttgttgGGTAGTAGCATTCTTATGTGTCATTAAG GGAGTGCAGTCAGCAGGAAAAGTTGTGTATTTCACGGCGTTGTTCCCGTATGTAATGCTGACAGCTCTTCTTATAAGGGGTGTAACATTGGATGGAGCCGGAGAAGGCATCTTGTTTTATCTAACACCGAAGTGGGAAACACTTTTAGAAGCTCGTGTCTGGGGCGACGCAGCTTCACAG atattttattcattcggCGTTGCTTGTGGCTCTCTGGTGACTTTGGCATCTTATAATAACTTTCACAATAACTGTCACTTCGATGCAGTGTTTGTCAGCTTAACAAACTTTATGACTTCGATATACGCTGGGTTTGCAATCTTCTCTGTTTTGGGATTTCAAGCAGAGCTCATGGGTGTTGGAGTCGATG ATGTAGCGGAGCAAGGTCCTGGGCTAGCATTTGTTGTCTATCCCGAAGCCCTCCTACAAATGCCTATACCCCGACTATGGTGTATCCTATTTTTCTTCATGATGTTCATATTGGGATTAGGAAGTCAGTTCGCTGGTATTGAGGCTATAAATACAGCCATAGTCGATCGCTGGCCACAATTTCGGAATCGTTATTGGATG GTAACTGCATTCACGTGCTTCACGTGTTTTATTCTCGGTCTTCCAATGTGTTTCAGTGGCGGAGTATATCTATTTACATTGCTCGATTGGAACACCGCATCCTGGGCTATATTACTTATAGGTTTAGCTGAG TGTACCGCCGTGTCTTGGTGCTACGGCATCAACCGAGCGATGCGAGACTTAGCTTCTATGGATATGAGGTTAAATGTGgtgatacaattttattggaaatttGTGTGGATGATCAGTGTGCCAGTTGTTAGTTTA ggtatattaatatttttgttcatcgAATGGCAACCGCCGTCTTACGAAGGCTACGAATTTCCTCTCTTCGCTGATCTTCTCGGATGGGGGATTGGTCTGTCTACACTGATGTTTTTCCCAGTTGGAGTTTGTTGGGCATTATACAAAGGAtat aGAGGCAAGGAACTATTTCAACCAACAGAAGTTTGGAAACCGGCAGTGAAGCTATCAGATCAGTCACCTGACCCTAGACGGAATCCAAGACCCTCAGAATATGATAATCTCGGTTATatgatgtaa